The Beijerinckiaceae bacterium genome has a window encoding:
- a CDS encoding response regulator, whose translation MLTAETKQTACRLLVVEDDPDDFFLFKRAAQHAQLSLNREIKCEYVSNGLDAVLLVSQKDIIDKLPDALVLDLNMPRLNGIKFLRSLRNSLALKALPVFVLTTSTEAAVHAEAIQAGANKVFVKPNNSESLVKIATEIVTAAE comes from the coding sequence ATGTTGACTGCAGAGACCAAGCAAACAGCGTGCAGGCTCTTGGTCGTCGAGGATGATCCAGACGATTTCTTCCTTTTCAAGAGAGCGGCGCAACACGCGCAGCTGTCCTTGAACCGCGAGATCAAATGCGAGTATGTGAGCAATGGGCTCGATGCGGTCCTTTTGGTTTCACAAAAGGACATCATCGACAAACTTCCGGACGCGTTGGTTCTGGACCTCAATATGCCGCGCCTGAATGGGATCAAATTCCTGCGATCTCTCCGAAACTCTCTGGCCTTGAAGGCTCTGCCCGTTTTCGTGCTGACCACCTCGACCGAAGCTGCCGTCCACGCAGAAGCCATTCAGGCGGGTGCCAACAAAGTATTCGTCAAGCCGAATAATTCGGAGTCCTTGGTGAAGATCGCTACCGAAATCGTCACCGCCGCGGAGTAA
- a CDS encoding PAS domain-containing sensor histidine kinase → MKSAGIEDDRFRLAVESSPAAMIMTDREGIIRFANAESERMFGYTRDELTGKSIDLLVPANLRQAHASLRRGFLANPSNRSMGAGRDLKGVRRDGSEFPLEIGLTPIHSGTELIVFAIVVDITARRQTENALARRAAELERANERLEQFAYVASHDLQEPLRKIAAFSNIIDDAIANSNQEELVRANTVIRTAALYARELVDDLLTLARTINSEQQLRLLDLREAIEFSLSTLSESIIETNAKININLPKLAIHADQSQFVRLMLNILSNAVKYHTPGRGATIDITAAAVDGMSICLAIADDGIGFEGKYAQAIFEPFKRLHSKAEYPGCGIGLAICKAIADRHEWQISVKSAPGEGTTFFLILPAWPKDTLGDSAS, encoded by the coding sequence ATGAAATCTGCCGGGATAGAAGACGATCGTTTTCGCTTGGCGGTAGAGTCTTCTCCCGCAGCCATGATCATGACGGACCGTGAAGGCATCATTAGGTTTGCCAACGCCGAGTCCGAACGTATGTTCGGCTACACCCGAGATGAACTCACCGGCAAATCGATCGATCTCCTGGTTCCCGCCAATTTGCGTCAGGCGCACGCCTCTTTACGCCGCGGCTTCTTGGCCAATCCAAGTAACAGGTCGATGGGCGCGGGTCGCGACCTCAAGGGGGTGCGCCGCGACGGCAGCGAATTCCCGCTCGAAATCGGGCTGACGCCGATCCACTCCGGCACTGAACTCATCGTCTTCGCCATTGTCGTCGATATCACCGCGCGAAGGCAAACTGAAAATGCTCTGGCGCGACGGGCCGCCGAGTTGGAACGCGCCAATGAACGCCTGGAGCAATTTGCCTATGTGGCTTCGCACGATCTGCAGGAGCCACTGCGCAAAATCGCGGCCTTTTCGAACATTATCGATGACGCGATCGCAAATTCAAATCAGGAAGAACTCGTCCGTGCCAACACGGTGATACGAACTGCGGCTTTATATGCGCGTGAACTCGTCGATGATCTCTTGACCCTGGCCCGCACGATCAATAGCGAACAGCAATTAAGACTGCTCGACTTGCGCGAGGCCATCGAATTCTCGCTGTCGACCCTGTCGGAATCGATCATCGAGACAAATGCCAAGATCAATATCAATCTGCCGAAGCTTGCGATCCACGCTGACCAATCGCAATTCGTGCGTTTGATGCTGAACATCCTCTCGAATGCAGTCAAATATCACACACCGGGTCGAGGGGCGACGATAGACATCACCGCGGCGGCGGTCGACGGCATGTCGATATGCCTGGCGATTGCCGATGACGGCATAGGTTTCGAGGGGAAATACGCGCAAGCCATTTTCGAGCCGTTCAAGCGGCTCCATTCAAAGGCGGAATATCCCGGCTGCGGAATCGGACTGGCGATCTGCAAGGCGATCGCCGACCGGCACGAATGGCAGATTTCGGTGAAGTCCGCGCCGGGCGAGGGGACAACCTTTTTCCTCATCCTCCCGGCCTGGCCCAAGGACACTTTAGGCGACTCTGCTTCTTAA
- the parC gene encoding DNA topoisomerase IV subunit A: MGKHITPPPPTGGTEQVNLRDALEERYLAYALSTIMGRALPDARDGLKPVHRRILYGMHILRLDPGSAFKKCAKIVGDVMGSFHPHGDQAIYDALVRLAQDFSSRYPLIDGQGNFGNIDGDSAAAYRYTEARMTDVARLLLEGIDEDAIDFRDNYSGDQKEPIVLPAALPNLLANGAQGIAVGMATSIPPHNLAELCDAALHLIAHKNATIDQLLAFVPGPDFPTGGILVEPKAAIAEAYRTGRGSFRLRARWSKEEGSRGVWAVVVTEIPYMVQKSKLIEKIAELLNDKKLPLVGDVRDESAEDVRVVIEPRARAVDPEMMMEQLFKLTELESRFPMNMNLLVDGVVPRVVSLKEALQQWLDHRRQVLLRRSRHRQAEIEYRLEVVAGMLIVFLNLDAVIQIVREAEDPKLELKAAFELSDVQANYILDTRLRSLRRLEELQLRREHDELGKEKREIERLLGDEAKQWKTIAAQIRELKKKYGLDTKLGARRTSFGQAPEIAIADFAGAMIEREPVTIVVSEKGWIRALKGNVEDLSSLQFKGDDRLAVSFFAETISKILVLASDGKIFTLEASKLPGGRSQGEPIRLMADIAEGETIAAVLPYAEGMKMLVASSDGRGFLVSQDEMVGGTRKGKQLLNVDKPATAAVIVPAVGDHVAVIGDNRKLLVFPLVQLPEMARGKGVRLQKYRDGGIVDAKVFRMAEGLSWKDSAGRTFTVARGDLRDWIGNRADAGRLPPKGFPKNNRFG, translated from the coding sequence ATGGGAAAACACATCACGCCGCCGCCTCCGACCGGGGGCACTGAACAGGTCAACCTCCGCGACGCACTCGAGGAGCGCTATCTCGCCTACGCGCTCTCGACCATCATGGGCCGGGCCTTGCCCGACGCCCGCGACGGCCTGAAGCCGGTGCACCGGCGCATCCTTTACGGGATGCATATTTTAAGGCTCGACCCCGGCTCCGCGTTTAAGAAATGCGCGAAAATCGTCGGCGATGTGATGGGCTCGTTCCATCCGCATGGCGATCAAGCGATCTATGACGCCTTGGTGCGTCTCGCCCAGGATTTTTCGTCGCGCTATCCGCTGATCGACGGGCAGGGCAATTTCGGCAACATCGATGGCGATAGTGCCGCCGCCTATCGCTACACCGAAGCCCGCATGACCGATGTCGCGCGGCTGCTGCTTGAGGGGATCGACGAGGACGCGATCGATTTTCGCGATAATTATTCGGGCGACCAAAAAGAGCCGATCGTTCTTCCGGCCGCTTTGCCGAACCTGCTCGCCAATGGCGCGCAAGGCATTGCCGTCGGTATGGCGACTTCGATCCCCCCGCATAATCTTGCCGAACTCTGCGATGCGGCGCTGCATCTCATCGCCCATAAGAACGCGACGATCGATCAATTGCTGGCCTTCGTACCGGGGCCGGATTTCCCCACCGGCGGGATTCTGGTCGAGCCGAAGGCGGCGATTGCGGAAGCCTATCGGACCGGGCGCGGTTCGTTCCGCTTGCGGGCCCGCTGGTCGAAGGAGGAGGGCAGCCGTGGCGTCTGGGCCGTGGTTGTCACCGAAATCCCGTACATGGTGCAGAAGTCGAAGCTCATCGAAAAGATCGCCGAGCTTTTGAACGACAAGAAGCTGCCGCTCGTCGGCGACGTACGCGATGAATCCGCCGAGGATGTAAGGGTCGTCATTGAGCCACGTGCCCGCGCTGTCGATCCTGAAATGATGATGGAGCAGCTCTTCAAGCTCACCGAGCTGGAGAGCCGGTTCCCCATGAATATGAATCTGCTGGTCGATGGCGTGGTGCCGCGGGTTGTCTCTCTTAAGGAGGCCTTGCAGCAATGGCTCGACCATCGGCGCCAGGTTCTTCTGCGCCGCTCGCGCCACCGGCAAGCCGAGATCGAGTATCGCCTCGAAGTCGTCGCCGGCATGCTGATCGTTTTCCTCAATCTGGATGCGGTGATCCAGATCGTTCGCGAAGCGGAAGATCCGAAGCTGGAATTGAAGGCGGCCTTCGAGCTTTCTGATGTGCAGGCAAACTATATCCTCGATACGCGGCTGCGCAGCCTGCGCAGGCTCGAGGAGCTGCAGTTGCGCCGCGAGCACGACGAACTCGGCAAGGAAAAACGCGAGATCGAACGATTGCTTGGGGATGAGGCCAAGCAATGGAAGACCATCGCCGCGCAAATTCGCGAGCTCAAGAAAAAATATGGTTTGGACACAAAGCTCGGGGCAAGGCGTACAAGCTTCGGGCAGGCGCCGGAGATCGCAATTGCCGATTTCGCCGGAGCGATGATCGAGCGCGAGCCAGTCACTATCGTGGTGTCCGAAAAGGGCTGGATCCGTGCTCTTAAGGGCAATGTTGAAGATCTCTCAAGCTTGCAATTCAAAGGCGACGACCGGCTGGCCGTGTCTTTCTTCGCCGAGACCATCTCAAAAATTCTGGTCCTCGCCAGCGATGGAAAAATATTCACCCTCGAGGCGAGCAAGCTCCCCGGCGGGCGCAGCCAGGGGGAGCCGATCCGGCTGATGGCCGACATCGCCGAAGGCGAGACGATTGCCGCGGTCCTTCCCTATGCGGAAGGGATGAAAATGCTGGTTGCGTCGAGCGACGGGCGTGGCTTCCTTGTGAGCCAGGATGAAATGGTGGGCGGCACGCGCAAAGGCAAACAGCTGCTCAATGTGGATAAGCCCGCGACGGCCGCGGTCATCGTTCCCGCCGTCGGAGATCATGTCGCGGTGATCGGAGATAATCGCAAGCTGCTCGTCTTTCCGCTGGTGCAGCTGCCGGAAATGGCGCGCGGCAAAGGCGTGCGGCTTCAAAAATACAGGGATGGCGGCATTGTTGATGCCAAGGTCTTTCGTATGGCCGAAGGCTTGAGCTGGAAGGATTCGGCGGGCCGGACATTTACTGTCGCGCGTGGCGATTTACGCGATTGGATTGGCAACCGCGCCGACGCCGGGCGCCTGCCGCCGAAAGGCTTTCCCAAAAACAATCGGTTTGGGTGA
- a CDS encoding YARHG domain-containing protein, with amino-acid sequence MKTRETIARFLAAAAVASGLLMTWSLSSARAQDASSMSCGQLWYARNEIYARNGYCFQTARAQATFGKGCFPPYGALHGWEKDRVGELKMWEQRRGC; translated from the coding sequence ATGAAAACGCGTGAGACGATTGCAAGATTCTTAGCGGCGGCAGCGGTTGCGAGCGGACTCCTCATGACGTGGTCTTTATCGTCCGCAAGAGCGCAGGACGCCTCATCCATGTCCTGTGGGCAACTCTGGTACGCACGCAACGAAATCTACGCTCGAAATGGCTATTGCTTCCAAACAGCCCGCGCGCAAGCAACGTTCGGCAAGGGGTGTTTCCCTCCCTATGGCGCATTGCACGGCTGGGAAAAAGATCGTGTGGGCGAACTTAAAATGTGGGAGCAGCGGAGAGGTTGCTGA
- a CDS encoding peptidase M15 produces MWSMCGTEIATAKEPPRNFVQLSDVAPTIRQDIRYAGSQNFTGRPVPGYSAPQCWLRQETAEALAAAQREAAASGLSLVVYDCYRPLRATEAFVAWAGDASDQAMKAAYYPRVDKSLLFERGYISKVSMHSTGVAVDLALIGLDFGTTFDFFDEVSATDYPSLGAEPTRNRAMLVVLMQRHGFENYPGEWWHFSLKSVTDAAPCDFDLK; encoded by the coding sequence ATGTGGTCCATGTGCGGGACCGAAATCGCCACCGCCAAGGAGCCGCCAAGGAATTTCGTCCAGCTTTCGGATGTCGCACCCACGATCCGGCAGGATATCCGCTATGCGGGCAGCCAGAATTTTACCGGGCGGCCGGTGCCGGGCTATTCGGCGCCGCAGTGTTGGCTGCGCCAGGAAACAGCGGAAGCGCTTGCGGCCGCGCAACGAGAAGCCGCCGCCTCTGGCCTAAGCCTCGTCGTTTATGATTGTTATCGGCCGTTGCGGGCGACCGAGGCTTTCGTGGCCTGGGCGGGTGACGCCTCCGATCAGGCCATGAAGGCCGCCTATTATCCAAGGGTCGACAAGAGCCTGCTTTTCGAACGCGGCTATATTTCCAAGGTCTCGATGCATTCGACGGGGGTCGCGGTTGATCTTGCCCTGATTGGCCTCGATTTTGGGACGACTTTCGATTTTTTCGACGAGGTTTCGGCGACCGATTATCCGAGCCTCGGTGCCGAGCCGACGCGGAACCGTGCCATGCTGGTCGTATTGATGCAACGGCACGGCTTTGAGAATTACCCCGGCGAATGGTGGCATTTTTCACTCAAAAGCGTCACAGACGCCGCGCCTTGCGATTTCGATCTCAAATAA
- a CDS encoding arginyltransferase, with protein sequence MTREPRDAPQFYLTAPSACPYLPDRQERKVFTHLIGRRAVALNDQLTQSGFRRSQTIAYRPACEHCRACVSVRIKVEEFKPSRNFRRIVEINHDLVGTVARAEPTSEQYALFRRYLDARHGDGGMADMTVVDYTTMIEDSHVESRLVEYRLAPDKEGQSEGPLVAACLTDLLADGLSMVYSFYVPDEQRRSFGTYMILDHIERAKRLGVPHVYLGYWVAGSRKMAYKARFLPQERLGMNGWERIESITP encoded by the coding sequence TTGACGCGAGAGCCGCGTGACGCACCCCAGTTTTATCTGACGGCACCTTCGGCTTGCCCCTATTTGCCGGATCGGCAAGAGCGCAAGGTGTTCACCCATTTGATTGGCCGGCGTGCCGTTGCGCTCAACGACCAACTGACCCAATCGGGGTTCCGGCGGTCGCAGACAATTGCCTATCGTCCGGCTTGCGAACATTGCCGCGCCTGCGTGTCGGTCCGGATCAAGGTCGAGGAATTCAAGCCCTCCCGCAATTTCCGACGTATTGTCGAAATCAATCACGATCTTGTGGGGACGGTGGCGCGCGCAGAACCGACCTCCGAGCAATATGCGCTGTTCCGCCGTTATCTCGATGCGCGGCACGGCGACGGAGGCATGGCCGACATGACCGTCGTGGACTATACGACCATGATCGAGGACAGCCATGTCGAATCAAGGCTGGTCGAATATCGTCTGGCGCCCGACAAGGAAGGCCAAAGCGAAGGGCCGCTGGTGGCCGCCTGCCTGACCGACCTTCTGGCGGACGGGCTATCCATGGTCTACTCCTTCTACGTGCCGGACGAGCAGCGCCGTTCTTTTGGCACCTATATGATCCTTGACCATATCGAGCGCGCGAAGCGCCTCGGCGTGCCCCATGTCTATCTCGGCTACTGGGTCGCGGGCTCGCGGAAAATGGCCTATAAGGCGCGCTTCCTGCCGCAGGAGCGGCTTGGAATGAACGGTTGGGAACGGATCGAGTCCATCACCCCGTGA
- a CDS encoding transporter: MSDRSGYERSGFPVPVFVQLPAEAFAGVRTRRIVALLLDLILVSILSCILWIGLTVLTLGLSLLILPPLFPLVAFFYNGLTVSGWRMATPGMRAMDLEMRLTDGAPVPFLNAAVHAVLFYVSTMFPPIFLVSLLSANKRCLHDMLADVIVIRRIG; the protein is encoded by the coding sequence ATGAGCGACAGAAGCGGTTATGAGCGGTCGGGCTTCCCGGTTCCGGTGTTCGTCCAGCTTCCGGCGGAAGCTTTTGCAGGCGTGCGCACGCGTCGGATCGTGGCGCTCCTTCTGGACCTGATCCTCGTCTCGATCCTGTCCTGCATCCTGTGGATTGGGCTCACCGTCCTGACGCTCGGGCTTTCCCTCCTGATCCTGCCGCCCCTGTTTCCACTGGTCGCGTTTTTCTACAATGGGCTCACCGTGTCGGGTTGGAGAATGGCGACGCCGGGCATGCGCGCCATGGATCTGGAAATGCGCCTGACCGATGGCGCGCCCGTGCCCTTTCTCAATGCCGCGGTGCATGCCGTGCTCTTTTATGTGAGCACGATGTTCCCGCCGATTTTTCTGGTCTCGCTTTTAAGCGCGAACAAAAGATGTTTGCATGATATGCTTGCAGACGTAATCGTCATCCGGCGGATCGGATGA
- a CDS encoding catalase, which produces MFSHVKETIQPVTVNTPDPRFGQYLLEQFGGATGELTAALQYWVQSFHVEDASIRDMLQDIALEEFSHLEMVGKLIAQHTRNIDQSDVYAAPLFAVKGMGPHFLDSQGAAWTASYINEGGNVVRDLRADIAAEAGARQTYEALIKHCTDEGTKKVLVHLLTREITHAQMFMKALDAMGKLTDPFFGNVQPDDTVDVVFNLSHGEDYRGPWNEGQFRYVADPKPQGGFPPAPVNPDDEKLDRRAAE; this is translated from the coding sequence ATGTTCTCACACGTCAAGGAAACCATTCAGCCGGTTACGGTCAACACGCCGGATCCGCGATTTGGACAGTATCTTCTCGAACAATTCGGCGGCGCCACCGGGGAATTGACAGCCGCGCTGCAATATTGGGTGCAATCGTTCCATGTCGAGGATGCCAGCATCCGGGATATGTTGCAGGATATTGCCCTGGAAGAATTCAGCCATCTGGAGATGGTCGGCAAGCTGATTGCGCAGCACACGCGAAATATCGATCAGAGCGATGTCTATGCAGCGCCGCTGTTTGCCGTAAAAGGCATGGGACCCCATTTCCTCGACAGTCAGGGAGCGGCCTGGACGGCCTCCTACATCAACGAGGGCGGCAATGTGGTGCGCGACCTCCGCGCCGATATCGCCGCCGAAGCTGGGGCTCGGCAGACCTACGAAGCGCTGATCAAGCATTGCACCGACGAAGGCACGAAAAAGGTGCTCGTCCATTTGCTGACCCGCGAGATTACCCACGCGCAAATGTTCATGAAGGCATTGGATGCGATGGGCAAATTGACCGATCCCTTCTTCGGCAATGTGCAGCCGGACGACACCGTGGATGTGGTTTTCAATCTATCTCACGGCGAAGACTATCGGGGACCCTGGAACGAAGGTCAGTTCCGCTATGTGGCGGATCCGAAACCGCAAGGCGGATTTCCGCCCGCTCCCGTCAATCCCGACGACGAGAAGCTCGACCGTCGCGCCGCCGAATAA